A segment of the Aureliella helgolandensis genome:
GCATGTCCCCGCCGACCCGGCTGGGAAAGTTCGCGAAATCATTTGCGAGGAACTGGGAGCCCCTGTCGAGGAGCTGTATGCAGAATTCGACGGCGAAGCCATTGCCTCGGCCTCGATCGGTCAAGTCCACATGGCTCGCCTCCACGACGGCACTCCAGTGGTGATCAAGGTTCAGCACGCAGATATCCAAAACAAAGTTCACGAAGACCTCGAAGTCATGGCAGGCCTGGCGACACTGGCCGATCACATTCCAGAGATCGCCATTTGGAAGCCCATTGTTCTGGTCGAACAACTCTCCAAATCACTCCGCCGCGAACTCAACTTCAATCGCGAACTGCAAAACCTGCAACTCTTCCGCAAACTACTGCATCACCTGGATGGTGTACTCATCCCCAAACCATTCCCCAAACTCTCGACCGCTCGAGTGTTGACGATGGAATTGGTACATGGCGTTCCGATCAACCATTTGGCACGCAAAAATCAACAAGGTAAGTTCAGCGAAGAAGCTCGCCAAGAACTTGCGAGACGGACCGCAAACGTTTATGTGGAGATGATCTTTACGCACGGCGTATATCATGCGGATCCGCATCCTGGCAATATTCTGATCGGAGATATCCCGGGCAGCAGCCACCAACAATTGGGATTGCTCGATTTTGGGATGGTCGGTCGAATCGATGACCGCTTGCGCGAAACCATCGAAGAGATGATGTTGGCGGTCGCCTCGCGCGACGTATCGCTGCTAACGACCCTCATCAAGCGTGTCGGAAATCCCCCTCCCAGGCTCGATGACAGCATTCTCTCGATTGACGTGGCAGAATTGGTCGCCACCTACGGCATGCAACCTCTGGAGAGCTTTGACCTGAGTGGCGCTTTGAACGACGTGACCGAGATCATGCACCGTCATCAAATATCCCTGCCGCCACAAACCTCCCTACTGATCAAAATGCTCATTACGCTGGAAGGGACCATTCGGCAGCTCTCTCCGCAGTTTTCCCTGCTCGAGGTCATGCAGCCCTTCTTCCGCAAAATGTGGCTGAAGCGGCTCTCACCAAGGCGGCAGATCAAGCGGATGCGGCGTATCTACTTGGAATTTGAAGGACTGCTGGAAACCCTACCAGGGCAAATCAGCAGCGTCATGCAACTTGTCCAAGAAGGCCGACTCGACGTTCACCTAGCCCACAAGGGACTCAGCCCTTCGGTCAATCGCCTGGTACTCGGGATGCTGATCAGTGCCGTGTTCCTCGGTTCCAGCCTCCTGCTAGCTTATAAAGTCCCACCACTGCTCTTCATCGAACCGACCTGGCTCGGCATCGAAAAGCTAAGCTTGTTCGGCATCCTAGGGTACGTACTCAGCCTCTTGGCCGGTATACGCCTAATCTTAGCCATTAACCGCTCGGGACACCTAGATCGTTCCGACAGCGATTAGTTACACTGGCTCCTACCGACGTGCAACCGAGAACTCGGAATCGTTTCACTCCCCACGCATCCATTCAATGTGATCCTTTCACTTGAGGCGTTCCGCCCTGTGACTATTTCCAAGCCAGCCGTCGTCTTGCTCAGCGGCGGCCTCGACTCCACGACCGTTGCCGCCATCGCCCAAGCGGAAGGTTTCGAAGTGCACGCCATTAGCTTCCACTATGGCCAACGTCATCTGTTCGAACTCGATCGCGCCCGCCAAACGGCCCAGCGATTGCAATTGGCTGAGCATATCGTGTTCGATGTCGACTTGGCGCGCTTTGGTGGCTCCGCCTTGACGTCAGACCTCGCCGTCCCCAAGCATGAGTCTGCCGATGAAATTGGCACTGCGATCCCCATTACCTACGTCCCCGCTCGCAACACGGTCTTTCTATCACTCGCCTTAGCCTACGCGGAGACTCTCGCCGCAAGCGATATCTTCATCGGTGTCAATGCGCTCGACTATAGTGGCTACCCCGACTGTCGCCCTGAATACATCGCTGCCTTTGAAACGCTGGCAAACCTGGCGACCCAAGCGGGCGTAGAAGGAACCATGCGACTGAAAATCCACACTCCCTTAATCGCACTCACCAAAGCGCAAATCATCGCGCGGGGACTGGAGCTAGGTGTCGATTACTCCCAAACGATCAGCTGCTACGACCCGCGGCCGAATATGGCCCCCTGTCAGCACTGTGATGCTTGTTTATTGCGCATTCGTGGTTTCGAGCAAAACGGATTGCGCGACCCGAGCCTTACCGGTTTGTCGATTTAAACGCGATTTCAAATTTACGGAGTCGGCAATTTCAATAATTGACCTGTAGCGGCAAGCACCTTTCCCTGCTCACGCAGCAGGTTACTATTTCGACAAGCCATTCCTGCTAGCGGACCACCAACCAACAATTGAGGGGGCGGCAAGTGCGTGCGGCTACCTCTGCCAATTTTTTGAAGTAGAATCGTGGCTTCCTGGACAGCGGGCGCTCCGCCAGAGGTCGCCGCTGTGGAACCAACCCAACATTTCCAGGCATTGTTCCGTCCACTACCGCCGTGCATGAAGTGCGATTTCCATGAATCCTGAAACACCCCCAATTCAGCCAGTGGATCTTGAAATCAAAGATGCGCAACTGATTTTTAATGCAGTCTGGGAGGAACTCAAAGAGCAATACGGTCGAGTGAATCTACGCTTCCCCAAGGAGTTGATCCTATTGGGTGGTGCTCCGGGCTCAGGCAAGGGGACCCACACGGCCTTCGTGATGCAAGCTCGCGGGCTGACCTGCAAGCCCATCGTCGTCAGCGACCTACTCACCTCACCGGAAGCGGTCGCTCTCAAAGATCGCGGTGGCATGGTGGGTGACAAAGAAGTCATCAACATCCTCTTGCGACGCCTGCTGGACGAAGAGTTTCGAGATGGGGCCATCCTCGACGGCTTTCCCAGGACGCGGGTCCAGGTTGAATGCCTGAAGATGCTCGTGGACAACGTCAACAAGCTCCACAAAGACTTTGCCGATACCGAGTTTGCTATTAATTTTCGGCGGCCCACCATTCACGCAATGGTCTTGTTCGTCACCGAGAAAACCAGTGTGCAGCGGCAATTGTTTCGCGGACGGCAAATTGCCAAACACAATCAGGAAGTCGAGGAAACGGGAGTCGGCAAGCTGCTCCCCCTCCGCTCCACGGATTTGCAATCGGAAACCGCCAAGCACCGCTATCGCGTCTTCAAAGAACAAACCTGGAGCGCTCTGCAATCCCTCAAAGAAATCTACCACTACCACTTTGTCAATGCAGAAGGGCCCATCGAAGAGGTCGAAGCCAACATCCTACGCGAACTTCAATACCAGAGCTCGCTTGAACTCCATGCGCGAACCTACGATCGCCTGCGACCGCTTCCACTGGCCGAAGACATCGTCCTCCACGCCAGGCAACAACTCGTTAATCGACTCGACAGCTATGAACTCGAAAACACCGACCTCTTCATCCGCGTGGTGAACATGCTGCAGTCGAAGTTCATGCCCATCATCCAACGCCACGCCCTCTCCGGTCGCGCCCAAGTCAACACCGAAGACTCACTGTTCCACAATCCACTCGCCCTCTCCATGCTCATTGATATTTTCTCCGAACGTGGATATCACGCGGTAGTCGATAAACATATCCAATCGATCCCAGAACGAGTCAACCTGGAGACCGGCAGCATCGATCACCGCGAAAAAATTGTCTACCGCGTCCAAATCAATTTCAAAGGCTCCCAAATCCGTCGCGGTTGAGCAATGGAGCAATGAAGGCTGCGGCAGCAACGCGCGCGAATTGCCACCGCAGCGACTCGCCACACTGGCAAGGCCGCTGTGACTGTTGCTGCAACGTGATGCGGGGTGCAATCTTCGCCTAGAAACCGAGCGAATGCCCCTCACGGGACAAGCCAGGAACGTTCCAACAACGGCCTCGGTAGCCTTAGCTTATCGGCGAAGCGAACGCACCCCCTAGTGAGGGAGGCAATTGCTCTTCGACAGCTGACAGCCAGCGGGATATACTGTGAGGAGTCTTTACCATGCTCCTCCGACTGCATCGCTCATGCAGGCACTGCACCGCAAGCCAAACTCATGCAACTTCCCGTACTTGGCGAAGCAAAAATTGCCGATCGCTTCCTTACGAACCTACCGCAAACCTGCGGGCCGACTGGCAAAGTGGCGTTGCAACCACTCCCCATGTCAATGCAGGAAGCTCGGGATCGCGGCTGGGATGAATTGGACGTCGTCATCGTGACCGGCGATGCCTACATCGATCACCCGAGCTTTGCGATGAGCATCCTGGGCAGGGTCCTTGAGGCGGCTGGATATCGCGTTGGGATTATTTCCCAGCCCGACTGGCATTCGTGTGAGGATTGGAAGCGTTTTGGCCGCCCACGTCTGTTCTTCGGCATCAGCGCCGGGAACATGGACTCCATGATCAATCACTACACGGCCAATCGCAAAGTCCGCAACGACGATGCCTACTCACCGGGTGGGCGGATTGGACTGCGTCCCGATCGAGCCACGTTGAGCTATTGCCAGCGAGCTCGCGAAGCTTTCAAGGGAGTGCCAGTAATTGCCGGGGGTGTTGAGGCCTCGCTGCGCAGATTGGCGCACTACGATTTCTGGAGTGACAAAGTCCGCAAAAGTGTCCTGTTGGATTGCAAAGCCGATTTGCTGGTCTTCGGCATGGGAGAGAACGCCATTGTCGAATTGGCACAGCGGTTGGAAGCTGGTGAGTCGGTCAAGGATCTGCGCGACATGCGAGGCGTGGCCTATGCCCTGGGTGCATCGGAAACAGCACCGGAAGATGTCTTAGCTCTCCCCAGCTACGAGGAAGTCGTGGCCGACAAACTGCAGTTTGCCGAGGCCACTCGCATCATCCACCAAGAGACCAATCCCTACAACGCGCGACGCCTAATCCAACAGCATGGAACGCAAGCCATCGTCGTCAATCCTCCGCAATTGCCGATCTCAGAAACCGCCATGGATCGAATCTATGGGCTGCCGTATACCCGGCGTGCGCACCCCAGCTACACCGAGTCGATCCCTGCCTTCCAAATGATCAAGGACTCCGTCACGATTATGCGTGGCTGTTTCGGGGGCTGCACCTTTTGCTCCATCACCGCACATCAGGGACGGGCTATTCAGTCGCGGAGCAAGCAGAGCATCATTGGTGAAATCGAGAACTTGGCTCAAGACAAACAATTTAAAGGAACGGTCAGCGATATTGGTGGCCCCACCGCCAACATGTATCAAATGAAATGTACGAAACCTGAGGTCGAGGCCAAGTGCCGTCGCCAATCGTGCGTGCACCCCAAGATTTGTAAGTTGCTGGGAGTCGATCACCAACCCGTCATTGAACTCATGCGGGAATCGCGCGAAGTCAAAGGGGTCAAAAAAGTGCTGGTCGCCAGCGGCGTTCGCATGGATCTGGCCCGCCAGAGTCCCGAGTACATTCGCGAATTGACCAAGCACCACGTCGGCGGACACCTGAAGGTTGCACCTGAGCACGTCGACCCCGAGGTCTTGTTCAAAATGCGCAAGCCGGCCAACGATGACTTCGAGTACTTCACCGAAATCTTCAAAGAGGAGTCGAAGGAGGCAGGCAAGAAGCAGTACTTAATTCCATATTTCATCGCCAGTCACCCCGGTAGTGATCTGGAAGCGATGATCAACCTGGCTGTATTCCTCAAGCAGAATGGCTACAAGCCCGATCAAGTCCAGGACTTCATCCCCGCACCTCTGGATGTCGCCACTTGCATGTACTACACCGGCATCGATCCCTTCACCAAGAAACCAGTGTTTATTGCTAAGGGACTGCGAGATCGCAAGACGCAGCGCGCACTGATGCAGTTCTTCAAAACCGAAAACTACTTCGAAGTTCGCGAAGCCCTTCGGCAAGCTGGCAGGACCGATTTAATCGGTGATGGCTGCGATGCCCTGATCCCCTCGCAACCTCCCCGCGAAGCGCGCATACGTCGTCAGAATGATGCCAACAAGCGCTTCCGTGGCGAGTATGTGCACACGATACCCAACGCCGCTAAGGCCGAGGATGGGAGTGCTGCAGATAAAAAGCAGTCGAAAAAGCAACGCCGCAGTCGCAATTCAAAGGGCTACCGTCCGGGTCGAAAAGGGGCGCAGTAGAACCAGGGGCTCCCCGGTGCAATCCCATGCGGTCGATTGCAATGCACTTCTAAGCCAAGATGTCGCTGGCTCCACCGGGACGAGCCCGCAGCGGAAGCCGATTGGCCATATAGGCTCTACGGTAGCCAGTAGTTGTGCACTCCGATTCCGGGGCAAGCCCGGCGGAAGCAGACGCGGAGGCTTCTTGCATTGGTCCCCAACAAATCAGTCACAGTGGCGCCCGTCCGGCTTGCCCGGGCGGTGCAGCAATTGGCAGCTACCTAGTTGTGGCCGTAGATCATTGCCACACCAACAACGCTGTGCAGGGCTATACTAAACGTTCTTCCTGATATTCTTGGACCGGAACACTCAAAGCGTTAGATGCCAAACACACCTTTTGAATGCCTCATGGTGGAACAAGTCGAGCAGACCACGCGACTTGAGATCACCTCCCTAACTCTCCACGATCTGCCGGCCGGAGAGGTTACCATCGCCGTCGAGTACTCATCGCTCAATTTCAAAGATGCCATGGCCTGCCAGGGGCACCGTGGCATTATTGGCTCGCTGCCACATGTGCCAGGGATCGATGCTGCTGGTGTCGTGCTCGAATCGACCTCACCGGACTATCAGCCGGGCAATCGCGTACTGGTCACGGGCTACGATTTGGGACAAAAGCATTGGGGAGGTTGGGCGCAGCG
Coding sequences within it:
- a CDS encoding ABC1 kinase family protein, with the translated sequence MKISSIPQLYRNFRRWQEILGILRRYGLADWLSQLKFDFIRDWIKDEQGVPLASYSREKRIRLALTELGPTFIKLGQVLSLRQDLIGPELASELTSLQTHVPADPAGKVREIICEELGAPVEELYAEFDGEAIASASIGQVHMARLHDGTPVVIKVQHADIQNKVHEDLEVMAGLATLADHIPEIAIWKPIVLVEQLSKSLRRELNFNRELQNLQLFRKLLHHLDGVLIPKPFPKLSTARVLTMELVHGVPINHLARKNQQGKFSEEARQELARRTANVYVEMIFTHGVYHADPHPGNILIGDIPGSSHQQLGLLDFGMVGRIDDRLRETIEEMMLAVASRDVSLLTTLIKRVGNPPPRLDDSILSIDVAELVATYGMQPLESFDLSGALNDVTEIMHRHQISLPPQTSLLIKMLITLEGTIRQLSPQFSLLEVMQPFFRKMWLKRLSPRRQIKRMRRIYLEFEGLLETLPGQISSVMQLVQEGRLDVHLAHKGLSPSVNRLVLGMLISAVFLGSSLLLAYKVPPLLFIEPTWLGIEKLSLFGILGYVLSLLAGIRLILAINRSGHLDRSDSD
- a CDS encoding YgiQ family radical SAM protein produces the protein MQLPVLGEAKIADRFLTNLPQTCGPTGKVALQPLPMSMQEARDRGWDELDVVIVTGDAYIDHPSFAMSILGRVLEAAGYRVGIISQPDWHSCEDWKRFGRPRLFFGISAGNMDSMINHYTANRKVRNDDAYSPGGRIGLRPDRATLSYCQRAREAFKGVPVIAGGVEASLRRLAHYDFWSDKVRKSVLLDCKADLLVFGMGENAIVELAQRLEAGESVKDLRDMRGVAYALGASETAPEDVLALPSYEEVVADKLQFAEATRIIHQETNPYNARRLIQQHGTQAIVVNPPQLPISETAMDRIYGLPYTRRAHPSYTESIPAFQMIKDSVTIMRGCFGGCTFCSITAHQGRAIQSRSKQSIIGEIENLAQDKQFKGTVSDIGGPTANMYQMKCTKPEVEAKCRRQSCVHPKICKLLGVDHQPVIELMRESREVKGVKKVLVASGVRMDLARQSPEYIRELTKHHVGGHLKVAPEHVDPEVLFKMRKPANDDFEYFTEIFKEESKEAGKKQYLIPYFIASHPGSDLEAMINLAVFLKQNGYKPDQVQDFIPAPLDVATCMYYTGIDPFTKKPVFIAKGLRDRKTQRALMQFFKTENYFEVREALRQAGRTDLIGDGCDALIPSQPPREARIRRQNDANKRFRGEYVHTIPNAAKAEDGSAADKKQSKKQRRSRNSKGYRPGRKGAQ
- a CDS encoding nucleoside monophosphate kinase, whose product is MNPETPPIQPVDLEIKDAQLIFNAVWEELKEQYGRVNLRFPKELILLGGAPGSGKGTHTAFVMQARGLTCKPIVVSDLLTSPEAVALKDRGGMVGDKEVINILLRRLLDEEFRDGAILDGFPRTRVQVECLKMLVDNVNKLHKDFADTEFAINFRRPTIHAMVLFVTEKTSVQRQLFRGRQIAKHNQEVEETGVGKLLPLRSTDLQSETAKHRYRVFKEQTWSALQSLKEIYHYHFVNAEGPIEEVEANILRELQYQSSLELHARTYDRLRPLPLAEDIVLHARQQLVNRLDSYELENTDLFIRVVNMLQSKFMPIIQRHALSGRAQVNTEDSLFHNPLALSMLIDIFSERGYHAVVDKHIQSIPERVNLETGSIDHREKIVYRVQINFKGSQIRRG
- the queC gene encoding 7-cyano-7-deazaguanine synthase QueC; its protein translation is MTISKPAVVLLSGGLDSTTVAAIAQAEGFEVHAISFHYGQRHLFELDRARQTAQRLQLAEHIVFDVDLARFGGSALTSDLAVPKHESADEIGTAIPITYVPARNTVFLSLALAYAETLAASDIFIGVNALDYSGYPDCRPEYIAAFETLANLATQAGVEGTMRLKIHTPLIALTKAQIIARGLELGVDYSQTISCYDPRPNMAPCQHCDACLLRIRGFEQNGLRDPSLTGLSI